From Penicillium digitatum chromosome 5, complete sequence, one genomic window encodes:
- a CDS encoding putative RNA-directed DNA polymerase from transposon X-element, which produces MDQTLRFGLLAKDVQSILAWGEYNKVAFAPEKLEMIHITRHRGDESPSIVVNDRLTIDPVQAKKPGYTPTLRWLGVFFDRKLTWRSHILARAGKARAVAQHIRNLARTTCGPPASSLRKAVITCVIPSLTFGTEAWYGGRNRPAKQASKGTVSARVGWHINVIESTLALAIRGVLPVWRTTPTPSLFRDAGIPSGYATLEEAKLRFALRLNTIHKGHTLVRRIRPPMITRGRGTGTRQPAKTIIQRLGSILPEVPRPTLSPPHYSPGCRIDPTGGIDKATASKAFQVWQESLPPTDICVFSDGSEQWQEGINGIRSIFRELRNEARLRWWDTVSQKLSQWYRRWSDTYEIDSLPELELRRPALHRWLALRSSHGDFDWYHRKFNHEDAKLDCSCGRRKSPEHLALCHKTQRSFRHWPKRPPTPPTDRTEAVAYLRSLDPKQFVELLELTSFYSRVCTR; this is translated from the exons atggaccaaacgctccgtttcgg actcctcgctaaggacgttcagagcattcttgcctggggagaatataataaagtggccttcgcccccgagaaactagagatgatccatatcactagacatcgaggggatgagtccccttcaattgtagtcaacgaccggctcaccatcgaccccgttcaggccaagaaaccaggatacacacccactctccgctggctgggagtctttttcgatagaaagctcacatggagaagccacattctcgcccgggcgggcaaggcacgcgctgtcgcacaacatatccgcaatctggcccgcacgacctgcggcccgcccgcgagctcacttcgcaaagcagtcatcacctgtgttataccctccctaacgttcggaactgaggcctggtatggcggccggaataggcccgcaaaacaggctagcaagggcaccgtcagcgcccgtgttggctggcatatcaatgtcatcgagtcgaccctggcactcgccatccgcggcgtcctccctgtatggcgcaccacaccaactccctcgctctttagggacgcgggaatcccgtctggatacgccacacttgaagaggcgaaactacggttcgctctaaggcttaacaccatccacaaaggtcacacccttgtccgtcgcattcgacccccgatgatcacccgaggccgcggcaccggcacccgccaaccggcaaagacaattatccagagacttgggagcatcctcccggaagtcccaagaccgaccctctcccccccgcactactcaccgggctgcagaatagatcctacagggggtatagataaggcgaccgcgtctaaagctttccaagtctggcaggaatcactcccacccacagatatctgcgtcttctcagatggctccgagcagtggcaggagggcatcaa cgggatccgatccatcttccgggaacttcggaacgaggctcgtttgcgctggtgggacacggtctctcaaaaactctcccagtggtaccgacgctggtcagacacctacgagattgattcactgccggaactcgaactccgacgaccagcgctccaccgctggcttgccctccgctcgtcgcatggcgacttcgactggtaccaccgcaagttcaaccacgaagacgccaaactcgactgctcatgcggccgccgaaagtcaccagagcacctcgctctctgccacaaaacccagaggtctttccgacactggccaaaacgccccccgacacctccaaccgacaggacagaggcagtcgcctaccttcgcagcctggaccccaagcagtttgttgaactactggagctcacaagcttctactcgcgggtctgcacgaggtaa
- a CDS encoding efflux pump antibiotic resistance protein, which yields MAEFDDQHNRVPESVFLGVLWALTGLSFMSVVFRLYAQVTSFRRLFIDDLLVFLAWVIILTAAVIWQVKGRVLYELYAISAGTKPFNLEFLPKYNTFMRYNAPFQILFYSALFCVKFSFMALFYRISAKVKSLRIWWFMVFFCTASVYIASVADVEYKCSFGGLEYLMTQCPQPYHIHYENRMFWANCAGDVITDLMILSIPFLVLWKTRISLRKKLIMLSIFSATIFIMVTAVLRVAVGMNYERQMNIDWLCFWSFIEVDVAIIVSCVASLRQLFVVSQNQSSYARATYRNTDEHILNKSKEGYGQDLSRSVGDVESEVPMSPLSVVHVRQDFEVTRVDASQHTYGDKLFRHQTSFD from the exons ATGGCAGAGTTTGATGACCAGCACAACAGAGTTCCTGAGTCAGTCTTCCTG GGCGTTCTATGGGCTCTCACCGGCCTATCTTTTATGTCTGTTGTATTCCGTTTATATGCTCAAGTTACTTCATTCCGACGACTATTCATAGATGACTTACTCGTTTTCCTTGCTTGGGTCATTATACTCACCGCTGCAGTCATTTGGCAAGTCAAGGGCAGAGTTCTCTACGAGTTATACGCTATCAGCGCTGGCACAAAGCCATTCAATCTTGAATTCTTGCCGAAATACAATACATTCATGCGCTATAACGCTCCATTTCAGATACTATTTTATTCGGCGCTGTTTTGTGTCAAGTTTTCCTTCATGGCACTTTTCTATCGGATCAGTGCCAAGGTCAAATCCCTCCGCATCTGGTGGTTCATGGTCTTTTTCTGTACAGCAAGTGTCTACATCGCATCTGTGGCTGATGTCGAATACAAGTGCAGTTTTGGAGGTCTGGAGTATCTCATGA CTCAATGTCCTCAACCTTATCACATTCATTATGAGAATCGCATGTTCTGGGCCAACTGTGCTGGGGATGTCATAACCGATTTGATGA TCCTGTCCATTCCCTTCCTTGTGCTATGGAAAACACGAATCTCACTCCGCAAAAAGCTCATTATGCTGAGCATTTTCTCCGCAACCATCTTCATTATGGTCACCGCTGTACTCCGGGTGGCTGTTGGGATGAACTATGAACGTCAGATGAATATCGACTGGCTATGCTTCTGGAGCTTTATAGAAGTGGATGTTG CGATAATTGTATCCTGTGTCGCATCTCTCCGCCAGCTCTTCGTCGTCTCCCAGAATCAGAGCTCCTATGCAAGAGCCACTTACCGGAATACGGACGAACACATTTTGAATAAATCCAAAGAGGGTTATGGCCAAGATCTGTCGCGATCTGTCGGGGATGTTGAATCAGAGGTACCCATGTCGCCGTTGAGCGTTGTACATGTTCGTCAAGATTTCGAAGTGACTCGTGTTGATGCAAGCCAGCATACTTATGGTGACAAGTTATTTCGACATCAGACTAGCTTTGACTAG
- a CDS encoding Ankyrin repeat domain-containing protein: protein MLISRAHAWRKEQSRLQVLQEEIRTVKTNLNIILGALNSHEMRKIRLDIAAISAVTFESSPQQIALETNFLNGIAAVDQRIARVEEMLLIQSHQLKASQFTQIGSSYHLSTPRPLHSSSVQTNSPPAKTSSEEIGFRVTPFSFNYRSGCQCSYHSYQKATSPALVSRVLGQLFVGYAGLPYLSPKCNSLACNKSSAKQCVSFALNGNVDGLKYLFSRGLASPNDVSTSRGYSVLRWALYGKQYETCEFLIHAGADADYRPISASDNSPRNKACHFLLEGGISEAAVGALRIIAKNSYLEDFIDEARYTRTHKIVLGLLMLSLEDEINHSPQDINAVDAMGRTALAWAAARGDTRAIVTLLSHGADPNIVDIQLSGPLSNAASQGHTLAVRLLLEAGARPDLCHPSGERKGSPLNCATRNATDTLLLKSLLDFGADVNSSGNDGKTSLIHAARIDNAGHAMLLLECGANINSVSGDGSTPLTTAIIYNSHHVLRLLLGRWHEYSICPRMKGPNLLQIAALYADPATLQILAATDYFRRKYDKQYTLGDFGNHLKQRPDFTEKLALAFDELLSVVNQVPELRKEGYPAFADSGFLSCCPSQSNSGFDEFQDPESACSSDGSFHDAIEKHSLTTEGFVTIE from the exons ATGTTGATTTCCAGGGCACATGCTTGGCGAAAAGAACAAAGCCGACTACAGGTTCTTCAAGAAGAAATTCGGACGGTCAAGACCAATTTAAATATTATACTTGGCGCATTGAACTC ACATGAAATGAGAAAGATCCGTTTGGACATTGCGGCCATCTCGGCTGTCACATTTGAATCTTCGCCACAGCAGATTGCTCTAGAAACCAACTTCCTGAATGGAATTGCTGCAGTCGATCAGCGTATAGCCAGGGTTGAGGAGATGTTACTAATTCAGTCACACCAATTAAAAGCAAGTCAATTTACGCAAATTGGATCGTCGTACCACTTGTCCACTCCTCGGCCGCTACATTCATCCTCGGTTCAAACGAACTCGCCCCCGGCGAAAACAAGTTCTGAAGAGATAGGATTTCGAGTCACGCCGTTTTCATTCAACTACCGCTCGGGTTGCCAGTGTTCTTATCATTCGTATCAGAAGGCAACAAGTCCCGCACTCGTCAGTCGTGTTTTGGGTCAGCTTTTCGTTGGCTATGCTGGACTTCCCTATCTCAGCCCGAAGTGCAACTCACTAGCATGCAACAAATCGTCGGCAAAGCAA TGCGTCAGCTTCGCATTGAACGGAAACGTTGACGGTCTGAAATATCTCTTCAGTAGAGGATTGGCTTCTCCCAATGATGTCAGCACCAGTCGCGGGTATTCCGTTCTTCGGTGGGCCCTCTATGGCAAACAATACGAAACATGCGAATTCTTGATTCATGCAGGTGCAGACGCCGACTACAGGCCAATCTCTGCGAGTGACAATAGTCCAAGAAATAAAGCATGCCATTTTCTTCTTGAAGGAGGAATTTCCGAGGCCGCTGTTGGTGCCCTCCGCATCATCGCCAAAAACAGTTATCTAGAAGATTTCATAGACGAAGCAAGATATACGAGAACTCATAAGATTGTTCTCGGTTTATTGATGTTGAGCCTCGAGGATGAGATAAATCACAGTCCGCAGGATATCAACGCCGTCGATGCCATGGGTCGCACTGCGTTAGCCTGGGCAGCCGCTCGAGGGGATACGCGAGCCATTGTCACGCTCCTTAGTCACGGCGCCGATCCGAACATCGTCGATATCCAATTGTCCGGTCCTCTCTCAAATGCTGCTTCTCAAGGGCACACACTCGCCGTTCGCCTACTTCTAGAGGCGGGGGCACGTCCAGACTTGTGTCACCCCAGTGGTGAAAGGAAAGGCAGTCCACTCAATTGCGCTACCCGAAACGCCACCGATACTTTGCTTCTGAAGTCTCTGCTTGATTTTGGCGCAGATGTAAATTCAAGTGGGAATGACGGGAAAACCAGCCTAATTCATGCGGCAAGGATTGATAATGCTGGGCATGCCATGCTTTTATTGGAATGCGGCGCCAACATCAACTCAGTGTCAGGTGACGGATCAACTCCCTTGACCACTGCAATTATCTACAACAGTCATCATGTCCTACGATTGCTCCTTGGTCGATGGCACGAGTACTCGATTTGCCCCCGCATGAAGGGCCCCAACCTTCTCCAGATCGCAGCATTATATGCTGATCCTGCCACGCTCCAAATTCTCGCGGCGACGGATTATTTCCGAAGGAAGTACGATAAACAATATACGCTTGGCGATTTTGGGAATCACCTAAAGCAGCGTCCGGATTTTACGGAAAAATTGGCACTGGCTTTTGATGAACTACTAAGTGTTGTTAACCAAGTGCCAGAGCTGAGAAAGGAAGGCTATCCAGCATTTGCTGACTCTGGATTCCTGTCTTGCTGCCCGTCTCAATCTAATTCAGGCTTCGATGAGTTTCAAGATCCGGAGAGTGCTTGCAGCTCGGATGGGAGCTTCCATGATGCCATTGAAAAGCATTCACTGACTACGGAGGGTTTTGTTACCATAGAATGA
- a CDS encoding Pyruvate/Phosphoenolpyruvate kinase has product MEIANPRCLSNFHRTHTPFTFWASLSPSWDLIIIGFSTDGCATTNFEQVPPRGIELFKQGLLLLRPSYEEPTIEQVEALNLMTFYCYSLNRRKTAYAYAGMALRLAMLLGLSRPQTKMSLREQEHRKRIWWTTVCMDIMTCTELSLTPAAAFDEDSVGFPDNSELSVRDAEEFSDPQYLTAQVKLCRIKYQILKKISELRFGNAVEAQALIEPCIHALKNWRLEFSPTLEFTEEGEFSDETLTLPPMRTIASLLLRYNQCLILLLRPLLLKQLYDIIHEQVALEPLNDLASLNTQCLQAATNNTKIQFALSKCHKIAKFGFWESLHIFSSLTVYVISGFLMEKRATSFTSAQTNVPYTPVRNLLGEMARVGNAASKDHERMIQDIEDLFRETPSHTGLTEGIEDLGHWPECVNVESMGFDVDETLSSFGWS; this is encoded by the exons ATGGAAATAGCC AACCCAAGGTGCTTGTCAAACTTCCACCGCACTCATACGCCCTTTACCTTTTGGGCCAGTTTGAGTCCTTCATGGGATTTGATTATCATTG GGTTCTCTACAGATGGTTGTGCCACAACGAACTTCGAACAAGTACCCCCTCGGGGAATCGAACTTTTTAAACAGGGATTGCTCCTTCTACGGCCGTCCTACGAGGAACCGACAATAGAGCAGGTTGAGGCTCTCAATCTCATG ACATTTTACTGCTACTCTCTCAATCGACGTAAAACAGCTTATGCATATGCTGGGATGGCTCTCCGATTGGCCATGCTCCTCGGGCTTTCAAGGCCACAAACAAAAATGAGTTTACGGGAGCAGGAACATCGCAAACGCATTTGGTGGACGACGGTCTGCATGGATATAATGACTTGCACAGAGTTGTCGTTGACGCCAGCTGCCGCTTTTGATGAGGACAGCGTCGGATTTCCGGATAATTCCGAATTATCCGTGAGAGATGCCGAAGAATTCTCAGATCCTCAGTATCTTACCGCGCAGGTCAAGCTGTGCCGTATCAAATACCAGATTCTCAAGAAAATTTCTGAACTCCGTTTTGGGAATGCCGTCGAGGCGCAGGCACTTATTGAGCCTTGCATACACGCTTTGAAGAATTGGAGACTGGAGTTCTCGCCAACTTTGGAATTCACCGAAGAGGGAGAATTTTCGGACGAAACTCTGACTTTGCCACCGATGCGTACGATCGCATCTCTGCTCCTTCGCTATAATCAG TGTTTaatacttcttcttcgcccGTTGTTGTTGAAACAGCTCTATGATATCATCCATGAACAAGTTGCCTTAGAACCTCTCAATGATCTCGCAAGTCTAAACACACAGTGCTTGCAAGCTGCAACAAATAATACAAAAATCCAATTCGCTCTGTCAAAGTGCCACAAAATCG CGAAATTCGGATTTTGGGAGTCCCTGCACATATTTTCCAGCCTGACCGTTTATGTGATCTCTGGCTTTTTGATGGAGAAACGGGCCACTTCATTCACTAGTGCCCAGACCAATGTCCCTTACACTCCAGTGAGGAATTTGCTCGGGGAAATGGCTCGAGTTGGCAATGCGGCATCAAAGGACCATGAGAGAATGATTCAAGACATAGAGGATCTATTCAGGGAAACTCCTTCCCACACAGGCCTGACTGAGGGGATCGAGGATCTGGGACATTGGCCGGAGTGTGTGAATGTTGAAAGCATGGGCTTTGACGTCGATGAGacgttgtcatcatttggCTGGTCATGA
- a CDS encoding Fumarate hydratase: MSMANTRVEKDSLGQLELPAEVLYGINTSRSLDNFPLSGRSITTWPDFVYAFAIVKQAAARANCEIADAFARKSKEYKSLLRLGRTCLQDAQPMTLGQAFGGYEAVIRRHADQLETIREQFLTVPLGGTAIGTGFGSKSGYKAAVFRHLSSLFDARVQPAGHAFDGMQNMDNCARLSGELRNTANTLWKIANDLVVLSSGPTGGINEITLPSVQAGSSIMPGKVNPVIPIAVCQVAFAITGNDTAIAMGCQQGLLEINHFELLVCDRLLDSIRLLTGATGIFTRRCIDNIVANEEVSRKHLLASSALATALVPTLGYARVSTIVRAALTEKWPFLNVVIEKGLLTEDEITSAIECSIQDNYV; this comes from the exons ATGTCCATGGCGAACACAAGAGTCGAGAAAGACAGTCTCGGTCAACTGGAACTACCAGCGGAGGTACTTTACGGCATCAACACCTCTCGGTCGCTTGATAATTTCCCCCTCTCCGGTCGGTCTATCACAACATGGCCGGACTTCGTCTATGCTTTCGCAATTGTAAAGCAGGCCGCAGCCCGTGCAAACTGCGAGATAG CGGATGCGTTTGCGAGAAAGAGCAAGGAATACAAGTCACTTCTCCGTCTTGGGAGAACCTGCCTACAAGATGCGCAGCCTATGACCCTCGGTCAAGCATTTGGAGGCTACGAGGCGGTTATCCGGCGACACGCAGACCAGCTCGAGACAATTCGCGAGCAATTCTTGACAGTTCCATTGGGAGGAACAGCCATTGGGACCGGCTTTGGGTCCAAGTCAGGGTACAAAGCGGCCGTATTCCGACATCTGTCCTCACTGTTCGACGCAAGGGTACAACCCGCTGGTCATGCATTTGATGGTATGCAAAATATGGACAACTGTGCCCGTCTTTCCGGGGAATTGCGGAATACTGCGAACACTCTGTGGAAGATTGCCAACGACCTTGTCGTGTTATCTTCCGGTCCCACTGGTGGAATTAACGAGATCACTTTGCCTTCCGTCCAAGCCGGATCCTCGATCATGCCTGGAAAGGTTAATCCAGTCATCCCCATAGCGGTATGTCAGGTCGCCTTTGCTATCACCGGCAACGATACCGCAATTGCAATGGGGTGCCAGCAAGGCCTGCTCGAAATCAATCACTTTGAGCTGCTTGTATGCGATCGCCTCCTTGACAGCATTCGTCTACTCACCGGCGCTACTGGAATCTTCACCCGCCGGTGCATCGACAACATCGTTGCCAATGAAGAAGTCTCTCGGAAGCATTTGCTCGCATCCAGCGCGTTGGCTACAGCACTCGTGCCAACTCTTGGTTATGCACGAGTTTCGACCATCGTCCGTGCTGCCCTCACAGAAAAATGGCCTTTTCTAAATGTTGTAATCGAGAAAGGGTTGCTCACAGAAGATGAGATCACGTCAGCCATTGAGTGCTCAATCCAGGACAACTATGTTTAA
- a CDS encoding Pyruvate/Phosphoenolpyruvate kinase has protein sequence MFICLGMTPLRHLFMSQGGTTHLDRRSPSACFYCRSQKVKCSGGQPCAKCVSSRRTCVFPSRERVVTIPESYVRRLESEIAQLRQPSHDSQRVVTHTSDQLTTPWRNGSPEQGLLPERLFENSTTEHFVRKLKNVYSTPTQDKSGVSSLPMTSTPDVAEFPANNVQSVTSDYT, from the exons atg tttatctgtctcggcatgacgccattgaggcatttgttcatgtctcagggtggcaccacacatctcgacagaaGATCTCCCAGCGCCTGCTTTTACTGCCGCAGCCAGAAAGTAAAATGTAGTGGTG GGCAACCATGTGCAAAGTGCGTTTCAAGCCGGAGAACGTGCGTGTTTCCATCCCGGGAACGCGTCGTGACCATCCCTGAGAGCTATGTGCGAAGGCTAGAGAGCGAAATCGCACAACTACGGCAGCCCAGTCACGATAGCCAAAGAGTCGTGACTCACACCAGCGACCAACTCACGACCCCATGGAGAAATGGGTCCCCTGAGCAGGGACTACTTCCAGAGAGACTGTTTGAAAATTCAACAACTGAGCATTTTGTACGCAAGCTCAAAAATGTGTACTCTACCCCTACCCAAGACAAATCTGGTGTCTCCTCTCTTCCAATGACATCGACTCCTGACGTAGCCGAGTTTCCTGCCAACAACGTCCAGTCCGTGACATCTGATTACACctag